In Gemmatimonadaceae bacterium, a single genomic region encodes these proteins:
- the pstB gene encoding phosphate ABC transporter ATP-binding protein PstB, with amino-acid sequence MTAVGVGRSAPGENGANDGATERGAVSADNFSFWYGPKQALHGITLSMEPRSVTALIGPSGCGKSTFLRSINRMNALLPGVRHEGTICLDETDVYTGDIDPVTLRRRVGMVFQRWNPFPKSIYDNVAYGPKINGIRNRADLDAIVESALQRAALWDEVKDRLRQSALGLSGGQQQRMCIARTLANEPEVLLLDEPASALDPIATQKIEELVYELKRDLTIIIVTHNLQQAARVSDSTAFFYLGQLIEVGPTDRMFTSPVNERTEAYITGRFG; translated from the coding sequence ATGACCGCGGTGGGCGTTGGGCGATCGGCGCCGGGCGAAAACGGCGCGAACGACGGAGCCACTGAGCGCGGAGCCGTGTCGGCTGACAACTTCTCGTTCTGGTACGGGCCCAAGCAGGCGCTGCACGGTATCACCCTGTCGATGGAACCGCGGAGCGTCACGGCGCTGATCGGACCGTCGGGCTGCGGCAAGTCGACGTTTCTGCGATCGATTAATCGCATGAACGCGCTGTTGCCCGGCGTTCGGCACGAAGGCACGATCTGTCTCGACGAGACCGACGTGTACACGGGCGATATCGACCCGGTGACACTGCGCCGCCGCGTGGGCATGGTGTTTCAGCGCTGGAATCCGTTTCCGAAATCGATTTACGACAACGTTGCGTACGGGCCGAAGATCAACGGAATTCGCAATCGAGCCGATCTCGACGCGATCGTCGAATCGGCGTTGCAGCGCGCGGCGCTGTGGGACGAGGTGAAGGATCGTCTGCGCCAGAGCGCGCTCGGACTTTCGGGTGGGCAACAGCAACGCATGTGCATCGCGCGGACGCTGGCGAACGAGCCCGAGGTGTTGCTCCTCGACGAACCGGCGAGCGCGCTCGACCCGATCGCGACGCAAAAGATCGAAGAGCTGGTCTACGAGCTGAAACGCGACCTCACGATCATCATCGTCACGCACAATCTGCAGCAGGCGGCGCGCGTATCGGATTCGACCGCGTTCTTCTATCTGGGTCAGCTCATCGAAGTCGGGCCGACCGATCGCATGTTCACGAGCCCGGTCAACGAACGGACCGAGGCATACATCACCGGGAGGTTCGGATGA
- a CDS encoding Ppx/GppA phosphatase family protein yields the protein MSSAISLARDAPRGGVAPGHRRVAAIDIGSNSIRQIVADVSAEGAIQVVDEMKAAPRLASGLAATGAISDTSMTAALDAIERMATLARQLGAERIDAVATSAVREASNAAAFLAHIHRVTGLKVRVLSGDEEARLSFRSAVAHFDMGVGRTVVMDIGGGSLELALTAEGVIERLTSLPFGAIRLTEEFFSDGVTPKAVRKLRRAVADGIKDELPRRDWRGAQIIGSGGTFTNLAGIYLSRQGILTARSVHAAHIPRADLEHILDTLADLPPEERRELPGLNPERADIIVAGVATAAEVLRRVEGREIVVSRYGIREGILLEAARVVPTIADPGEARARSVTEFAQRCHVEQPHSSHVQELALMLFDAIGPRIGCTPDDRDALSDAALLHDSGYHISYERHHKHSYHLVLHADLLGMPPSEQVVIANVARYHRGAPPKKKHRNYGMLDKALRRRIKLLSAMLRVADGFDRGHVSAVKGLKVRWMQRALRVTPMPAHARASMRLEMWGANRKSALLADVIGAPVEIVAPDGAVLSSETIESGELE from the coding sequence ATGTCGTCGGCCATTTCCCTGGCGCGTGACGCGCCGCGCGGCGGTGTAGCACCGGGTCATCGGCGTGTCGCCGCGATCGACATCGGATCGAATTCGATTCGCCAGATCGTGGCCGACGTGTCGGCCGAAGGCGCCATTCAGGTCGTCGACGAAATGAAGGCGGCGCCGCGTCTCGCGTCCGGCCTCGCGGCAACCGGCGCCATCTCCGATACCTCGATGACCGCCGCGCTCGACGCCATCGAACGCATGGCGACGCTCGCGCGACAGCTCGGCGCCGAACGCATCGACGCCGTCGCGACGAGCGCGGTGCGCGAGGCGAGCAACGCCGCGGCGTTTCTCGCGCACATTCATCGCGTCACCGGACTCAAGGTGCGCGTCCTCTCCGGCGACGAGGAAGCGCGGCTCAGCTTTCGCAGCGCCGTCGCGCATTTCGACATGGGCGTCGGTCGCACGGTCGTGATGGACATTGGCGGCGGCTCGCTCGAGTTGGCGCTGACAGCCGAAGGTGTGATCGAACGGCTCACGTCCCTGCCCTTCGGCGCAATTCGCCTCACCGAAGAGTTCTTCAGCGACGGTGTGACGCCGAAGGCAGTTCGCAAGCTGCGGCGCGCCGTCGCCGACGGCATCAAGGACGAGTTGCCGCGGCGCGACTGGCGCGGCGCGCAGATCATTGGATCCGGCGGCACGTTCACGAACCTCGCCGGCATCTATCTCTCGCGACAAGGCATTCTCACCGCGCGATCGGTGCACGCGGCACACATCCCGCGGGCGGATCTCGAGCACATTCTCGACACGCTCGCGGATTTGCCGCCCGAGGAACGGCGCGAATTGCCCGGGCTCAATCCCGAGCGCGCCGACATCATCGTTGCCGGCGTCGCCACGGCCGCCGAAGTGCTGCGGCGTGTCGAGGGACGCGAGATCGTGGTGTCGCGCTACGGAATTCGTGAAGGGATTTTGCTCGAGGCCGCGCGCGTGGTGCCGACCATCGCCGATCCCGGCGAAGCGCGCGCCCGATCCGTCACCGAGTTCGCGCAGCGCTGTCACGTCGAGCAGCCGCACTCGTCACACGTGCAGGAGCTGGCGCTGATGTTGTTCGACGCGATCGGTCCGCGCATCGGCTGCACGCCCGACGATCGCGATGCGCTCTCCGACGCGGCGCTGCTCCACGACTCGGGATATCACATCAGCTACGAGCGGCATCACAAGCATTCGTACCATCTGGTGCTGCACGCCGACCTGCTTGGCATGCCACCATCAGAGCAGGTGGTGATCGCCAATGTCGCACGCTACCACCGGGGCGCACCGCCGAAGAAAAAGCATCGCAATTACGGCATGCTCGACAAGGCGCTGCGCCGGCGCATCAAGCTGCTCTCGGCCATGTTGCGTGTGGCCGACGGGTTCGACCGCGGGCACGTGAGCGCGGTGAAGGGACTCAAGGTCCGGTGGATGCAGCGCGCGCTGCGCGTCACGCCGATGCCGGCGCATGCCCGCGCATCGATGCGCCTCGAGATGTGGGGGGCGAATCGCAAGTCGGCGCTGCTCGCGGACGTGATCGGCGCGCCGGTCGAGATTGTCGCGCCCGACGGCGCCGTGCTGTCGTCGGAGACCATCGAGTCCGGCGAGCTGGAGTAG
- the phoU gene encoding phosphate signaling complex protein PhoU, whose product MTPAESTAAVGFRHFHDQLAHLKQRLLDMSDLATSLLDLSVDALLSRDANMAEAVLAGDKELDMLEVEVEDQAIGLLALQQPMARDLRFIISSIKVTNDLERVGDHAVNIAQSAMRLAATTTVITPDPEIAEMARRARQMLRDALTAFVRADGTLGRQVCRADDEVDAMHNSVFRILVTHMMEDARTITPSLELFLVSRNLERVADLATNIGEDAVFLAEGKQIKHHAEESVPVSGAGR is encoded by the coding sequence ATGACACCCGCCGAAAGTACCGCGGCCGTTGGCTTCCGGCATTTTCACGATCAACTGGCGCATCTCAAGCAGCGCCTCCTCGACATGTCGGACCTCGCAACGTCATTGCTCGATCTGTCGGTCGACGCGTTGCTCAGTCGCGACGCGAACATGGCGGAAGCCGTGCTCGCCGGCGACAAGGAGCTCGACATGCTCGAGGTGGAAGTCGAGGATCAGGCAATTGGATTGCTCGCGCTGCAGCAGCCCATGGCGCGCGACCTCCGCTTCATCATTTCCTCGATCAAGGTCACGAACGATCTTGAGCGCGTCGGCGACCACGCGGTCAACATCGCGCAAAGCGCCATGCGCCTGGCCGCGACGACGACGGTGATCACGCCAGATCCCGAGATCGCCGAGATGGCACGGCGCGCGCGGCAGATGTTACGCGACGCGCTCACCGCGTTCGTGAGAGCCGACGGCACACTCGGACGTCAGGTCTGCCGCGCCGACGACGAAGTGGATGCGATGCACAACTCCGTCTTTCGCATTCTGGTAACCCACATGATGGAAGACGCGCGGACGATCACGCCGTCGCTGGAGTTGTTTCTCGTCAGCCGCAACCTCGAGCGCGTGGCCGACCTCGCGACGAACATCGGCGAAGACGCGGTATTTCTTGCCGAGGGCAAGCAGATCAAGCATCACGCCGAGGAGAGCGTGCCGGTCAGTGGTGCCGGGAGGTGA
- the pstS gene encoding phosphate ABC transporter substrate-binding protein PstS, with amino-acid sequence MRRWPIVALVCVAWACGSNADNTKTTGDSSKVAASTTGGASGADLNGAGATFPYPIYDKWFKEYSSKANVNINYQPIGSGGGVKQLQEQTVDFGASDAPMSDAELQAAKGGPVVHFPTVIGAVAIAYNLPGVTQPIRLTGPVLADIFLGTINKWNDTRIAALNAGVRLPATDVLVAHRSDGSGTTFMFSDYLSTVSPAWKTGPGKGKDLQWPVGLGGKGNDGVAGVIKQTAGGVGYVELAYAKQNNLPTALLQNAAGQFVAPSVEGATAAAAGAAEKLGANTDYRISIVNAPGAQAYPIASMTWLLVYKTMPNAAKAKKLTDFMKWMYLTGEQEVSTLFYAPLPPSLVSRLTARVDSLAAGSPK; translated from the coding sequence GTGAGACGTTGGCCGATCGTCGCGCTTGTTTGCGTTGCCTGGGCCTGTGGCTCGAACGCCGACAACACAAAGACAACGGGCGATAGCTCGAAGGTCGCGGCGTCGACCACGGGCGGCGCGTCGGGTGCGGACCTGAACGGTGCGGGTGCGACCTTCCCGTACCCGATCTATGACAAGTGGTTCAAGGAATACTCATCGAAAGCGAACGTGAACATCAACTATCAGCCGATCGGCTCGGGTGGCGGTGTCAAGCAGCTGCAAGAGCAAACGGTTGATTTCGGCGCGTCCGACGCGCCGATGTCCGACGCCGAGCTGCAAGCGGCGAAAGGCGGACCGGTAGTTCATTTTCCGACGGTGATCGGCGCCGTCGCGATCGCGTACAATCTTCCGGGTGTGACGCAGCCGATCAGGCTCACCGGTCCGGTGCTCGCCGACATTTTTCTCGGCACGATCAACAAGTGGAACGACACGCGCATCGCCGCGCTCAACGCCGGTGTGAGGCTGCCTGCCACTGACGTACTCGTCGCGCATCGCTCGGATGGCAGCGGCACGACATTCATGTTCTCTGATTATCTGAGCACGGTGAGTCCGGCGTGGAAGACGGGTCCGGGAAAGGGCAAAGACCTGCAATGGCCCGTTGGTCTCGGCGGCAAAGGCAACGATGGAGTGGCGGGTGTCATCAAGCAGACCGCGGGCGGCGTGGGATACGTCGAGCTCGCGTACGCCAAGCAAAACAATCTTCCGACTGCACTGCTGCAGAATGCGGCCGGCCAATTCGTGGCACCGTCAGTCGAAGGTGCGACAGCAGCGGCGGCGGGCGCCGCGGAGAAACTCGGCGCGAATACGGACTATCGCATCTCGATCGTGAATGCGCCCGGCGCCCAGGCGTATCCGATCGCATCGATGACGTGGCTCCTCGTGTACAAGACCATGCCGAACGCGGCCAAGGCGAAGAAGCTCACCGATTTCATGAAGTGGATGTATTTGACGGGCGAGCAGGAGGTGTCGACGCTCTTCTACGCGCCGCTGCCGCCGTCGCTCGTATCGCGGTTGACGGCGCGCGTGGACTCGCTCGCCGCCGGAAGCCCGAAGTGA
- the pstC gene encoding phosphate ABC transporter permease subunit PstC: MTYGSVSPITPPPSAAVQPRVRIEGSSTGDRVYRAVTTGMALVVPVLLVLIAWVVFKAGWPALRAFGLGFFTDSGWDAVNGHFGAAPAVFGTIVSSLVALIIATPLAVGVAIFLSEFAPRWIRQPIAFFVDLLAAIPSVVYGLWGILVLVPAIRAHFMPFVKDTLHLGDFPLFSGPAYGPSMFAAGVILAIMILPYISAVTREVLMAVPRSQREAALALGATRWEMIWDAVLPYARSGIIGGIILGLGRALGETMAVTMVIGNRHEISASLFQPGYTMASLIANEFSEATSDLHMASLMAVGAGLFVITVIVNAIARWLVWRTARAGA; the protein is encoded by the coding sequence GTGACCTACGGCTCCGTCTCGCCGATCACGCCGCCGCCCAGCGCGGCGGTGCAGCCCAGGGTACGAATCGAGGGTTCGTCGACGGGCGATCGCGTCTATCGCGCCGTGACGACCGGAATGGCGCTCGTTGTACCGGTGCTGCTCGTGCTCATCGCATGGGTGGTGTTCAAGGCGGGTTGGCCCGCGCTTCGCGCGTTCGGTCTCGGCTTCTTCACCGACAGTGGATGGGACGCGGTCAATGGCCATTTCGGCGCGGCGCCTGCCGTCTTCGGAACGATCGTTTCCTCGCTTGTCGCGCTGATCATCGCGACGCCGCTTGCGGTCGGAGTGGCAATCTTTCTGTCCGAGTTTGCGCCGCGGTGGATTCGCCAACCGATCGCGTTCTTCGTGGATCTTCTCGCGGCGATTCCCAGCGTCGTCTACGGGCTGTGGGGCATTCTGGTGCTCGTGCCGGCGATTCGCGCGCACTTCATGCCCTTCGTGAAAGACACGCTGCATCTCGGCGACTTTCCGCTGTTCTCCGGTCCCGCGTACGGTCCGAGCATGTTCGCCGCCGGCGTGATCCTCGCCATCATGATTTTGCCATACATCTCCGCGGTGACGCGCGAGGTATTGATGGCGGTGCCGCGCTCGCAGCGCGAAGCCGCGCTCGCACTCGGTGCGACGCGATGGGAGATGATCTGGGATGCCGTGCTGCCGTATGCGCGCTCCGGCATCATCGGCGGGATCATTCTCGGGCTGGGGCGAGCGCTGGGTGAGACGATGGCGGTGACGATGGTGATCGGCAATCGCCATGAGATCAGCGCATCCCTGTTTCAGCCGGGCTATACGATGGCCTCGCTCATCGCGAACGAGTTCAGCGAGGCGACGAGTGATTTGCACATGGCGTCGTTGATGGCGGTCGGTGCGGGGCTGTTCGTGATCACGGTGATCGTGAACGCGATCGCGCGCTGGCTCGTGTGGCGTACCGCGCGAGCCGGCGCATGA
- the pstB gene encoding phosphate ABC transporter ATP-binding protein PstB → MPAIGVDALDAYFGASRVVRDVRFAVPTGEVTAIIGPSGCGKSTLLRCLNRMHETVAGARVEGEVRFDGRDIYEHGVSAISVRRHIGMVFQRPTPFPTMSIRGNVAAGLKVLPRGERPSRRDTDGVVEQALRRAALWDEVKDRLHTSAVALSGGQQQRLCIARALATSPRVLLLDEPTASLDPISTQRVEELVYELRSQVTIIIVTHNMQQAARMSDRTAFMLAGELIEYAPTNSMFTTPKDSRTEAYVTGRFG, encoded by the coding sequence GTGCCGGCGATCGGTGTCGACGCGCTCGATGCGTACTTCGGTGCGTCGCGCGTCGTGCGCGATGTGAGGTTCGCCGTGCCGACGGGAGAGGTCACCGCGATCATCGGACCGTCGGGCTGTGGAAAGTCGACGTTGTTGCGGTGCTTGAATCGCATGCACGAGACAGTCGCCGGCGCGCGTGTCGAAGGCGAAGTGCGCTTCGACGGGCGCGACATCTATGAGCACGGCGTGAGCGCGATCAGCGTGCGCCGGCACATCGGCATGGTGTTTCAACGGCCGACGCCGTTTCCCACGATGTCGATTCGCGGCAATGTCGCGGCAGGGCTCAAGGTGTTGCCGCGCGGTGAGCGGCCATCGCGGCGCGACACCGACGGCGTCGTCGAGCAGGCGCTGCGCCGCGCGGCCCTGTGGGACGAAGTGAAAGATCGTTTGCACACGAGCGCGGTTGCGCTGTCGGGCGGACAGCAGCAGCGACTGTGCATCGCGCGTGCGCTTGCGACGTCGCCGCGCGTGCTGCTGCTCGATGAGCCGACCGCGTCGCTCGATCCGATCAGCACACAGCGCGTCGAAGAGCTCGTCTACGAGCTGCGCTCGCAGGTGACGATCATCATCGTGACGCACAACATGCAACAGGCGGCGCGCATGTCCGATCGCACGGCGTTCATGCTCGCCGGAGAATTGATCGAGTACGCCCCGACGAACTCGATGTTCACGACGCCAAAAGATTCGCGCACGGAAGCGTACGTGACGGGGAGGTTCGGATGA
- the ppk1 gene encoding polyphosphate kinase 1 codes for MTEKITGASLYLNRELSWLAFNARVLHQALDSRVPLLERVKFLGIFSANLDEFYMVRVAGLRRQVAAGVAKTPPDGLTPQEQLDAIAAEIARLTSLQRRCLVDLLDELAPAGVKLLAVKDLTPSEWGEIDEYFESQIFPVLTPLAVDPGHPFPYISNLSLSLAVEIRDPESGAVRFARVKVPRSLPRWIPVGGRPSHFVPLEQVIGANLSSLFSGMDIVAWYAFRLTRYSDLEIPVEEPEDLLATIEEQVYNRRFGEVVRLEVQEDMPSHLRTLLLDELREENVPEAARLTDRDVHEVGTLLDLSELMTLAALDIPALHDPPFSPIIPAELRDGQSIFDIVRESDVLLHHPFDSFTASVERFLQEAAEDPQVLAIKLTLYRTSGDTALVDALVEAAQRGKQVAVIVELKARFDEANNITWARQLEDAGVHVAFGSATLKTHVKTALVVRREADGMRRYIHLGSGNYNSKTARLYTDVGLITCSPSIGADVSDLFNSLTGYSRQRLYRKLFVAPLNLRDRFIELIRRETDHALAGRPARIIGKMNALVDAEIIDELYRASQAGVDIDLIVRGICCLRPGLDGVSDRIRVTSIIGRFLEHSRLWYFQNAGAEEFYVGSSDWMPRNFDRRVEAVAPVESRASHERLRALLTTYLQDNRQAWELNCDGEWTQRQPNGQVRASHERLLRNSWGGLRESFPARDEVESAPSAGD; via the coding sequence ATGACCGAGAAAATCACCGGCGCCTCGCTGTATTTGAATCGCGAGCTCAGCTGGCTTGCGTTCAATGCTCGCGTGCTGCACCAGGCGCTCGATTCGCGCGTGCCGCTGCTCGAGCGCGTCAAGTTCCTCGGGATCTTCAGCGCGAACCTCGACGAGTTCTACATGGTTCGCGTCGCGGGCCTGCGGCGGCAGGTCGCGGCCGGAGTCGCCAAGACGCCGCCCGACGGTCTCACACCCCAGGAACAACTCGACGCGATCGCGGCCGAAATCGCGCGACTCACCTCGCTGCAACGGCGCTGTCTCGTTGACCTGCTCGATGAGCTGGCACCCGCCGGCGTAAAGTTGCTTGCGGTCAAGGATCTCACGCCGAGCGAATGGGGAGAGATCGACGAGTACTTCGAGTCGCAGATCTTTCCCGTGTTGACGCCGCTCGCGGTCGATCCCGGGCATCCATTTCCGTACATCTCGAATCTCTCGCTGTCGCTGGCGGTCGAGATTAGAGATCCGGAAAGCGGCGCGGTGCGCTTCGCGCGCGTGAAGGTGCCGCGCAGCTTGCCGCGTTGGATTCCCGTCGGCGGTCGCCCGTCGCACTTCGTTCCGCTCGAGCAGGTGATTGGCGCCAACCTCAGTTCGCTGTTCTCGGGGATGGACATCGTCGCGTGGTACGCCTTCCGCCTCACGCGCTACTCCGATCTCGAGATTCCGGTCGAAGAGCCGGAAGATCTGCTGGCGACGATCGAGGAGCAGGTCTACAATCGCCGATTCGGCGAAGTCGTGCGGCTCGAGGTGCAGGAGGACATGCCCTCGCATCTGCGCACGCTGCTGCTGGACGAATTGCGCGAAGAGAACGTGCCCGAGGCGGCGCGACTCACCGACCGCGACGTCCACGAGGTTGGCACGTTGCTCGATCTGAGCGAGTTGATGACGCTGGCCGCGCTCGACATTCCCGCGCTGCACGACCCGCCGTTCTCGCCGATCATCCCCGCCGAGCTGCGCGACGGACAGAGCATCTTCGACATCGTTCGTGAGAGCGACGTGTTGCTGCATCATCCGTTCGATTCCTTCACCGCGTCCGTCGAGCGATTCCTGCAGGAAGCCGCCGAAGATCCACAGGTGCTGGCGATCAAGCTCACCCTGTATCGAACCTCCGGCGACACGGCGCTGGTCGATGCGCTCGTCGAAGCGGCGCAGCGCGGCAAGCAGGTCGCCGTCATCGTCGAGCTCAAGGCGCGGTTCGATGAAGCCAACAACATCACGTGGGCGCGGCAGCTCGAAGATGCCGGCGTGCACGTGGCGTTCGGGTCAGCGACGCTCAAGACCCACGTCAAAACCGCTCTCGTGGTTCGACGCGAGGCGGACGGTATGCGCCGCTACATCCACCTGGGCAGCGGCAACTACAATTCGAAGACGGCCCGTCTCTACACCGACGTCGGATTGATTACGTGCAGTCCATCGATCGGTGCGGACGTGAGCGACTTGTTCAACTCGCTCACCGGCTACTCGCGCCAGCGCTTGTATCGCAAGCTGTTCGTGGCGCCGCTCAACTTGCGTGACCGGTTCATCGAGCTGATCCGGCGTGAGACCGATCACGCGCTCGCGGGGCGGCCGGCTCGCATCATCGGAAAGATGAACGCGCTGGTCGACGCGGAAATCATCGACGAGTTGTATCGCGCGTCGCAGGCGGGAGTCGACATCGATCTCATCGTGCGCGGCATCTGCTGTCTGCGGCCGGGGCTCGATGGCGTGAGCGACCGCATTCGCGTGACGAGCATCATCGGCCGTTTCCTTGAACATTCCCGGCTCTGGTACTTCCAGAATGCGGGCGCCGAAGAGTTCTATGTCGGGTCTTCGGATTGGATGCCGCGCAACTTCGATCGGCGCGTGGAAGCCGTTGCGCCGGTCGAGAGTCGCGCATCGCACGAACGGTTGCGTGCACTGCTGACCACGTATCTGCAGGACAATCGCCAGGCGTGGGAACTGAATTGCGACGGCGAGTGGACACAGCGTCAGCCGAACGGCCAAGTGCGCGCGTCGCACGAGCGGCTCCTGCGCAATTCGTGGGGCGGCCTGCGGGAGTCGTTCCCAGCGCGTGACGAAGTCGAGAGCGCGCCGTCCGCGGGCGATTGA
- the pstA gene encoding phosphate ABC transporter permease PstA: protein MTAAALPTGRRPARSYRDMLAAGTARTLRRRHFTSRVMIALTYAAAAVAILPLILIVWHLMREGASSVNWDFFTRIPAAPGDAHGGMANAIVGTGIIVLLASAIGLPVGIGAGLYLAEQRNGKLATVVRFLSDVLNGLPSIVLGIFAWGLLVKPFKHFSALAGGIALAGMMIPLVTRTTEEMIRLVPVSMREAALALGYTRWRTSLAVVLRTALPGIVTGALVAVARIAGETAPLIFTAFGNQFWSLSPTQPIAALPMQIYNYAISPYDDWHAQAWAGALVLLGLVLVISLAARFATRSRFGPGGD from the coding sequence ATGACCGCGGCTGCCCTGCCGACGGGGCGACGCCCTGCGCGCTCGTACCGCGACATGCTCGCGGCGGGCACGGCGCGTACGCTGCGGCGCCGGCACTTCACGAGCCGTGTCATGATCGCGCTGACGTATGCTGCGGCGGCTGTGGCGATTCTTCCGCTCATTCTGATCGTGTGGCATTTGATGCGGGAAGGTGCGTCGTCGGTGAACTGGGATTTCTTCACGAGGATTCCGGCTGCACCGGGCGACGCACACGGCGGAATGGCGAACGCGATCGTCGGCACCGGGATCATCGTGCTGCTCGCATCGGCGATTGGATTGCCGGTGGGGATTGGCGCCGGGTTGTATCTCGCGGAGCAGCGGAATGGAAAGTTGGCGACGGTCGTTCGCTTTCTCTCCGACGTGTTGAACGGATTGCCGTCGATCGTGCTTGGCATCTTCGCCTGGGGCCTGCTCGTCAAACCGTTCAAGCATTTCTCCGCGTTAGCGGGTGGTATCGCCCTCGCGGGAATGATGATTCCGCTCGTGACGCGCACGACGGAAGAGATGATTCGGCTCGTGCCAGTGTCGATGCGCGAGGCGGCGCTGGCGTTGGGGTACACGCGCTGGCGTACGTCGCTCGCGGTGGTGTTGCGTACCGCGCTGCCGGGGATCGTCACCGGCGCGCTCGTGGCGGTGGCGCGCATCGCGGGCGAGACCGCACCACTGATTTTCACGGCGTTCGGCAATCAATTCTGGTCGCTGTCGCCGACGCAGCCGATCGCTGCGTTACCCATGCAGATCTACAACTATGCAATTTCTCCCTACGACGACTGGCACGCGCAAGCCTGGGCGGGGGCGCTCGTCCTCCTCGGTCTCGTCCTCGTCATCAGCCTCGCGGCCCGCTTCGCTACCCGTTCCCGCTTTGGACCCGGCGGCGACTGA
- the pstS gene encoding phosphate ABC transporter substrate-binding protein PstS — translation MIARVSSYARYVGLAALTALAFVPRLSAQDLNGAGATFPAPLYAKWFKDYAAKTGVQINYQPIGSGGGVKQFTEGTVDFGASDAPMTDEEISKLKTPAYHIPTVLGAVVITYNLPNLGKPLNFTGDLIANIFLGKITKWNDSQIAALNKGVTLPNKDILVVHRSDGSGTTYIFSDYLTDVSTAWKSGPGRGKDLQWPVGLGGKGNDGVAGQVAQVPGAIGYIELAYARQKKLPYGAIRNSAGTFVLPSIESVTEAAAGIATRLPANTDFRVSIVNAPGKTAYPISSFTYLLVSQTQADPAKGKKLIDFIKWAIHDGENDAPGLDYSPLPKSIVAMLDKRLGMVKNVASK, via the coding sequence GTGATCGCACGCGTTTCGAGTTACGCGAGATACGTCGGACTGGCTGCGCTCACCGCGCTGGCGTTTGTCCCGCGGCTCTCCGCGCAGGATTTGAACGGCGCCGGCGCCACGTTCCCGGCACCGCTTTACGCGAAGTGGTTCAAGGACTACGCGGCGAAGACTGGCGTACAGATCAACTATCAGCCGATCGGCTCGGGCGGCGGCGTCAAACAGTTCACCGAAGGCACAGTCGATTTCGGCGCCTCCGACGCGCCGATGACCGACGAAGAGATCTCGAAGCTCAAGACGCCGGCCTATCACATCCCGACCGTGCTCGGCGCGGTCGTCATCACGTACAATCTGCCGAATCTCGGCAAGCCGCTGAACTTCACCGGCGATCTCATCGCCAACATCTTCCTCGGCAAGATCACCAAGTGGAACGACTCGCAGATCGCCGCGCTCAACAAAGGCGTCACGCTGCCGAATAAGGATATTCTCGTCGTGCATCGCTCGGACGGCAGCGGCACGACGTACATCTTCTCTGATTATCTGACCGACGTGAGCACGGCGTGGAAGTCCGGCCCGGGCAGGGGCAAGGATCTCCAGTGGCCCGTCGGTTTGGGCGGCAAGGGCAATGACGGCGTCGCGGGTCAGGTCGCGCAGGTGCCGGGAGCGATCGGCTATATCGAGCTCGCGTACGCGCGTCAGAAGAAACTGCCCTACGGCGCGATCAGGAACTCCGCGGGCACGTTCGTGCTGCCCTCGATCGAATCGGTCACCGAAGCGGCGGCGGGCATCGCCACGAGGCTTCCGGCGAACACGGATTTCCGCGTCTCGATCGTCAATGCGCCGGGCAAGACCGCGTATCCGATCTCGTCGTTCACCTACCTGCTCGTGAGCCAGACGCAGGCCGATCCCGCCAAGGGCAAGAAGCTCATCGACTTCATCAAGTGGGCAATCCACGACGGCGAGAATGACGCGCCGGGACTCGATTATTCGCCGCTGCCGAAATCGATCGTCGCGATGCTCGACAAGCGCCTCGGCATGGTGAAGAACGTCGCATCGAAGTAG